The nucleotide window GACCATGGAGGTCAATCGAGAAATGAAGGACATATCAGTACAAGAATTAATCAACTCAAAAGAATTTATACCAGTCGATGTCAGGGCGCCAATCGAGCATCGTGATTCGGCAATACCTGGATCAGTCAATATACCATTATTCACAGATGAGGAAAGACAAGAGATAGGGACGCTTTATAAGCAATCTGGTGAAGAAGCTGCCAAATGGCGGGCAATGGAAATTGTTTCTCCAAAGCTTCCGCACTTGCTTGGTGAAATAAGGGACCTCAAGAAGTCAGGTGCTGAACCTGTGGTTCATTGTTGGAGAGGCGGTATGAGGAGCAGGTCTGTAGCATCATTCCTTGAGTACGCAGGAATTCCTGCATTGCGCTTAGAAGGCGGTTATCGGGCATACAGGGAATATATTTTAGAAAGAATTCCTCAACTTTTGCCCGAAAAAGCCATCGTTCTGCATGGAATGACTGGAACTGGAAAAACAGAAATCTTGCAGGCTCTTCAGAAAAAGGGATATCCTGTGGTTGATCTTGAAAAAATGGCAAACCATAGAGGATCCATTTTTGGCATGATTGGCATGGGAGAGGCGCATAACCAAAAAACATTTGATGCTTTGTTATTTGAAAGGCTGAATGAAATAAAAAGCACTAACTACTTTATCATCGAAGCGGAGAGCAAAAGAATTGGGCGTGCTGCTCAGCCGGAAGAAATGCTCGAGAAAAAGGTGAACGGAATTCATTACCTGGTGAAAAGCTCAATACCTAAGAGAGTTGAAAGGATATACAATGAATATGTCCAACCTTTTCTGGGAGAAGCCTGGTTTGAAGAGGAAGTCAGGGAGAAGGTATCGAAACTAATTAAGAGAGTTAATCATGATGTTTCACCATCGCTTGCATTTGCCCTGGAAGAAAAAAACTATAAAGAATTAATCGAGATTTTACTCGTTCATTATTATGATCCGCGATATAAACATGCCCTCCAGGAATATGAGGGACCCTTTAAAGAAATCGATTCTGACGACCCAGATGTGGTAGAGATTATTGCAATAGAATTACAAAAGACATTTTCTGATTCATCAGTGGTTTAAATTGATTAAAATAAGGTAATTAAAGAAGGAAAGCAGTTCAATGCTTTCCTTTTTCTATTTGCACTCAGCCTGGAAACTATCACTTTGTGATAAAAATTGTATAAATGACACAGCTTTAATTATGATTTTTGTCACGTAAAATTTCTGAATTTTTGATATATAATGAAGTGAGAACTTTGTAAACAGGAGGATGAAATATGCGCGAATCGAAAAATTGCCACCACCGTTTTTCAATGCATGAGGAGAATGTGGGATTTACCACGAATGATGGTGTAGACATTTTCACAGCTGGAGCAAGATTTCAAAAGTGCATCACATGCGGGCATATTGAATTGCCTGTAGAACATAGTGAAATGATAGAGCCAAGTCAGATTGAAAAAAGAAATAATCTTTTTGCACCGAAAAATATGTATGCTAATTTGATGAGTTTATAGATTATAAGCAACGAATTCAAAAACCGGTTAAACCGGTTTTTTTGTTGTGCTTTTAACAGTAATGGTTTTCTGAAATAATAAAAGAAAGTGATTAAATAACACTATCGTGATAGTCAAAACCTTTGGTTAAAAGAAAATATCATGTTAAAATATTAATGTAAACGGTTGAAATCTGAATACTATCATTATTCTTTGAAATCACAGTTAAAAATGAACACGACAGGGTAACAAATAATTAATGAATATTAGAATTGGCAAGGGGGTTTTTTTGTGAAAAAGCCAGTTTCAGGAGACAGGATAATATGACCAGGGTTTCATGGACCTAACCAGGGGTATGTCGATGAATTGTATGAGATGTTCCTAAAAGATCCTGATTCCGTTGATGCTGATATAAGGGAATATTTTGAACTGAATGCTAATCTTCAAGGTTCATCTTCAAATGAAAGTAATCCAGTCATTCCTGCAGGTAAGCCGGCAGGATCTCCGGCAAAAATCGCAGCTGCATTAAGGTATGCTGATTATATCCGTTCTTACGGCCACTTGTCTGCAAATATTTATCCATTGCAATTTGGCAGCAAGGATCCGCAGCTTGAGGATTATGAGAAATGGGGATTGACTGAAGCTGATCTGATGGATATGCCAGTGGAGCTCGTATGCCCAAATGCTCCTGCTACAATTAAAAATGGCATTGATGCTTTTAAATTTCTTCAAAAGGTGTACTCTGATACGATTGCGTACGAATTTGAACATGTAAATGAAATGGCTGAAAAGGAGTGGCTAAGACAGAAGGTTGAGTCTGGCGCACTGATTCCTAAAATTGAAAATGAAAGAAAAACTAGTTTATTAGAACGCCTTACAGAGGTCGAGAATTTCGAAAAGTATTTGCACCGGACTTTTGTTGGACAGAAGAGGTTTTCAATCGAAGGCCTTGATTCAATGATTCCGCTTCTTGATGAGGTCATCAGTGGTGCAGTCAATAAGGGTGTTGAAACAATCAATATTGGTATGGCCCATAGGGGAAGGCTGAATGTCCTGGCCCATGTTTTAGGTAAACCATATGAAATGATCTTTGCTGAGTTCCAGCATGCTCCAAACAAAGAACTTGTTCCATCAGAAGGTTCAATTGGAATTAATTTCGGCTGGACTGGCGATGTTAAATACCACCTTGGCCTTGACCGGAAAATTAAATCGGATAACACAGCAAGCGCTAGATTGACACTGGCCAATAACCCTAGCCACTTAGAGTTTGCAGGTGCAGTGGTTGAGGGCTTTACCCGCGCTGCGCAGGATGACAGGAATGAACCGGGTTACGCGAAATATGATCCAGTAAAAGCAATGGCTATCCTGATCCATGGTGATGCTGCATTCCCAGGACAGGGCATTGTGGCTGAAACGCTCAACCTAAGCCGTTTGAACGGTTATAAAACTGGTGGAACGATTCATGTTATTGCGAATAACACGATTGGATTCACAACCGAATCAATGGATTCACGATCCACTCGATATGCAAGTGACCTGGCGAAGGGTTACGAAATCCCGATTATCCATGTCAATGCAGATGATCCGGAGGCATGCTTGATGGCAGCCAGGCTGGCATTTGAGTACAGAAGTACTTTCGGGAAGGATTTCTTGATTGACCTAATCGGATACCGCCGTTTCTGCCATAACGAAATGGATGAGCCAATGACGACAAATCCTGAAATGTATGTGCTCGTCCACAAACATCCGACAGTGAAGAAAATCTATGGTGATAAACTAATAGACAAAGGACAAATGTCAGAAGAGACAAGAATCGATATCGAGCAGAGAGTATCAGAAAGGCTGACCAATGCATACGAAAAAGTCCCGAAAAAAGAGAAGGAAGTGACGAACGAACCAGATATCCCGGACGAAGTAGAGATGGGAATCCCACAGATCGAAACAGGTGTTCCAATCGATGCACTGAGAAAAATAAATAGTGATCTGCTGAATTGGACAGAAGGGTTCAATGTTTTTAATAAATTGGAGAAAATCCTTCAGAGAAGGAAAGAGGCCTTTTCTGCTAGCGGTAAAATAGACTGGGGACTGGCGGAAACATTGGCGTTTGCTTCAATAATTAAAGACGGCACACCAATCAGACTTACTGGACAGGATTCGGAGAGAGGAACCTTTGCCCAGAGAAATCTCGTTTTGCATGACAGTGAAACTGGAGACCAATTTTCACCACTCCATGTATTGCCTGATGCAAAAGCATCATTCTCGATTCATAACAGTCCGCTTTCTGAAGCTGCTGTAGTAGGCTTTGAATATGGTTATAATGTGTTCGCTCCAGAAACGTTAGTCCTTTGGGAAGCACAATATGGTGATTTTGCTAATGCTGCACAGGTATTATTCGACCAGTTTGTCGCGGCTGGCAGGGCCAAGTGGGGACAAAAATCAGGTCTAGTCCTGCTTCTGCCTCACGGATATGAGGGCCAGGGTCCAGAGCATTCCTCCGGAAGAGTAGAAAGATTTTTAACACTCGCAGCTGAAAATAACTGGACAGTTGCAAATCTTTCTTCTGCTGCTCAATATTTTCATATTCTCAGACGACAGGCGGCGATTTTAAGACAAGAGGCTGTTCGCCCGCTGGTCTTGATGACACCAAAGAGTCTGTTGAGAAACAATACTGTTGCAGCAGATCCACAACAATTGGCAGAAGGCAGCTTCATGCCAATCATCGAACAGCCAGGACTTGGCTGCCAGCCGGAGAAAGTGGAGAGGGTGGTATTATGCACTGGAAAAGTGAGCATAGATATCGCTGAGAAGATACAGCCTGAAGAGCATGGCTGGCTGCAAGTATTCAGAATTGAGGAAATTTATCCTTTCCCGCTTGATCAATTAAGAGTTATGTTAAGTCGTTATCCTAACCTAAAAGAAATTGTCTGGGTTCAGGAAGAACCAAAGAATATGGGAGCATGGACGTTTGTAGAGCCAAGAATCAACGAAGCAGCGCCGAACGGGCTTGAAGCTTCCTATATTGGCAGAAGAAGACGTTCGAGTCCCGCAGAGGGAGATCCAAATATCCACAAGTTAGAGCAGGCAAGAATAGTAAGAGATGCACTGACAAGGAAAATGGAGGAGGAATTGTAAATGACAGAGATTAAAGTTCCTGAATTGGCCGAATCAATCACCGAGGGAACAATTGCCCAATGGCTGAAGAAAAAGGGTGATCAAGTCGAGAAAGGTGAATATGTCGTCGAACTGGAGACCGATAAAGTTAATGTTGAAATTATCTCTGACTACGATGGAGTTTTAACAGAGCTCCTCGCTGAAGAAGGGGATACAGTAAAGGTTGGGGAAGCAATCGCCATTGTTGGTGAAATGGGGAGCGCAGGAAACGATCAGAATACTGCTGAAGTAGGAAGGGAGGCTGAGTCACCTGATGAACCTGCCAAGCATGAAAAAAGCTCGGCCGATAGACAAAGCACTGATCACAACGCTGATGTTGACCATTCAAGTAACGAGCCGGCGTCGGAGCGCATTATCGCTTCACCTGCAGCAAGAAAGCTGGCAAGGGAAAAGGGCATTGATTTGAGCAAGGTAGCTTCCCAAGATCCGCTTGGCAGAGTAAGGAAGCAGGATGTGGAATCATATTCTCCAGAGCAAAAAAATAACCAAAAGCCAGCTGGTGAAAAGAAAGAAGCTCCAAAAGCGGCTCCTCCTGTAAAAGCGGATGATGACAATCGAGTTGAGCGTATCAAAATGTCACGGAGACGCCAGACAATTGCCAACAGGCTTGTTGAGGTTCAACAGACAGCCGCAATGCTGACTACCTTTAATGAAGTTGATATGACGGCCGTAATGGAACTAAGAAAGAAGTGGAAAGATCGTTTCTATGAGGAGAATGATGTTCGCTTAGGGTTCATGTCATTTTTCACGAAAGCTGTTGTAGCCGCATTAAAGAAGACACCTTATTTGAATGCTGAAATCCAAGGAGACGAAATTGTCCTCAAAAAGTTCTATGACATTGGAGTCGCTGTAGCCGCCGATGAAGGACTTGTTGTACCAGTCATCAGGGATGCGGATAGGAAAAACTTCGCCGAGATTGAAAATGATATCAACGAGCTTGCTGAAAAGGCTCGCACAAATAAACTTTCCCTGAAGGATCTTCAGGGAGGAAGCTTTACGATTACAAATGGTGGAGTATTCGGATCATTGCTATCAACACCAATCATTAATGGTCCGCAAGTAGGGATACTTGGAATGCACACAATCCAGCTGCGCCCCGTTGCGATAGATAAAGAACGAATGGAAAACAGGCCGATGATGTACATCGCCCTGTCCTATGACCATCGGATTGTTGATGGCAAAGAAGCCGTCACCTTCTTAAAGCGTATTAAGGAACTGATGGAAGACCCAGAATCACTGTTGTTACAAGGATAACAATTAGAAGCACTGCCTGGAATTTTATTGGGCAGTGCTTTTTTAGCATTTGAAATCTATGAAAAGCCAAAGCTATCAAGAAAACACAGTTATTATGAAAAGTTAGAGGCTTCAGAGCGCAAAGCTGTCAAGAAAACATGATTATTGTGACAGGTTTCAGGTTGTAGAGCGCAAAGCTGTCAAGAAAACATGATTATTGTGACAGGTTTCAGGTTGTACAGCTTAAAGCTCAAGAAAACATGATTATTGTGACAGGTTTCAGGTTGTACAGCTTAAAGCTGTCAAGAAAACATGATTATTGTGACAGGTTTCAGGTTGTACAGCTTAAAGCTGTCAAGAAAACATGATTATTGTGACAGGTTTCAGGTTGTAGAGCCTAAAGCTGTCAAGAAAACATGATTATTGTGACAGGTTTCAGGTTGTAGAGCGCAAAGCTGTCAAGAAAACATGATTATTGTGACAGGTTTCAGGTTGTAGAGCGCAAAGCTGTCAAGAAAACATGATTATTGTGACAGGTTTCAGGTTGTAGAGCCTAAAGCTGTCAAGAAAACATGATTATTGTGACAGGTTTCAGGTTGTACAGCTTAAAGCTCAAGAAAACATGATTATTGTGACAGGTTTCAGGTTGTAGAGCCTAAAGCTGTCAAGAAAACATGATTATTGTGACAGGTTTCAGGTTGTAGAGCGCAAAGCTGTCAAGAAAACATGATTATTGTGACAGGTTTCAGGTTGTAGAGCGCAAAGCTGTCAAGAAAACATGATTATTGTGACAGGTTTCAGGTTGTAGAGCCTAAAGCTGTCAAGAAAACATGATTATTGTGACAGGTTTCAGGTTGTACAGCTTAAAGCTGTCAAGAAAACATGATTATTGTGACAGGTTTCAGGTTGTACAGCTTAAAGCTGTCAAGAAAACATGATTATTGTGACAGGTTTCAGGCTTCAGAGCGCAGAGCTGTCAAGAAAACGTGATTGTTGTGACAGGTTTCAGGTTGTAGACCGAAAAGCTGTCAAGAAAACATGATTATTGTGACAGGTTTCAGGTTGTACAGCTTAAAGCTGTCAAGAAAACGTGATTGTTGTGACAGGTTTCTGGATTCAGAACCCAAAGCTGTCAATAATTAGCTAATATTCAGTCCAGTCTGTTAATAAACGCCCGCTGATCCAGCCTAAGTCTTAATCAATTCACTCAAAGTAAGCATCCTTGGTCGTTCCGATTGATCTATAGTTCTTTTTCAATACTCTCAAAAAAGTCCTCCTACTAACTTTCCCATTACACCAATCAAAAACGGTTTGTGTGGTGATCTTCTTACCAGGAAACAGCACTTTGATTTCTTCTATATGCCGCACAATCGCCTTATCTATTCTTTCATGGGTACTGCACTTTCCGCAGACGAGGTTGTAATCACCGATTTCGGTGTTCAAAGACCCGCATTCTGCACAATGCATTCCCTTTTCCAGTTTTTCATATTGATATTCAGGCAGAGTAGCGAATGGGTTCTTAACCTGGTGCAGGGAGAGTAGTGTTTGTGCAAGTTTCTTGTGGCTTTCATCCAATTTTGAGGGGGTACTGTTCAACTCTTTTAAGAAGCGATTAATCTGTGTTGGTAGTATGATTGGTTGATCCATTGGGGCATGGTATAGGGTGAACTCAGGATTGTTGAATATGACGGAGGCGCGGACTAGGTGATTTATCTTGAGGTTTTGCAGCAACTGCCGGAAAAGGGTTTCGCTTCGTGTCAATTGAATGATGGGGTTTTTGTATTCACGACTATTGCGGATGGAATATAATTTGTCGTCTTCGAGATAGTAATCGCCTTCGTGATATTTGACATCCATCAGATATACTCCATCCTGGGCAATGATAACTTTATCCAGCTGGAAATATGAATTATTCACTTTAAGCAGGAGATCGTCGATGATATACCTTTCTTCCGCGAGGGTTTCGGTCATCCGGTCGAATAATACTTCTCCAGTAAACCCCTTTTCCATAGTCCAAAGCTGAAACTTTTCCTGCGATGATAACTCCGTTCGTCTGTTTAAATGCCGTAATGCAATTAATTCCATTGATTCAGTGCGTGCTTTTAGTAGCATGGTCCACTTCCTTTCTATAAGCTAATTTTAAGCTAAACTCACAATTAGATATGTGAATTTTTTGTTAACTTTTCACAGGATAATGTGGCAGCATAGCAGTTTCTTTTTTTTTCACAAAATCGGGGAAACACTAATTTATCAAAGGAACAAAAAAACCGCTCAACTGCCATTATGGCAGTAAGCGGCTATGTCACCAGGGTCAATAAGTTATTCTTCGTAAATCTGCTTAACGGTTTTTAAATGGCCTTAATCCTCTTTTTGATATTTCTGTTTTTAACACTTTTGCCCATTCTTTATCACTTTCCGACTTTAATGCATCACGATACGAGACCACCAACTGTTCATTGCTCATAATTTTCATTTGCATTCCTCCTCGGTAAGAATGGATTGAATTTTCAAACTATATTGTATAGTTTCATTCATTGTAAAGGTTTATTAAGGATTTGAAAACCCATTATGAAGAATTTTTATTAGAAATTTTTTCTTGTTTTGGAAGGGGTCTTTAACCTCGAAATGACGAATATTTTAATCTTTTATCAGTGGAACCCTACCCAAACCACCATAGCCACATTATTTAACAAAAAAAGCTTGCATTTTACTTTTGAAAAATATAATATATACCCATAAGGGTATCAGGTGGGGATTTGATACTCAACATATTCATTTTTTACAACGGGAGGAATTATAATATGGGTATGCAAGCTATTACTGCTGAAAAATTAAATGATTGGGTTGTAAACAAAAAAGAGTTCTTCATTTTTGATGTAAGGAATGTAAAGGACTTTGAAGACTGGAAGGTTGAAGGAGAAAATATTGAATACCTCAATATCCCTTACTTCGAATTAATTGATGGTGTAGAAGAAGTTGTTGATCAGCTTCCTAGAGATAAAGACATCGTGGTGATTTGTGCTAAGGAAGGATCTTCTGTTATGGTGGCTGAAATGCTTGCTGAAACAGGATTTAACGTTTCGTACCTATCTGGCGGAATGAAGTCATGGAGCGAATATTTATATCCAGTTGAAGTATACAAAGATGAAAAAATTAAAGTACTTCAGTTTATCCGTGTCGGCAAAGGCTGCCTATCTTATATGGTCTTATCTGAAAACGAAGCACTAGTGGTTGACCCATCTAGATTCACTGACCGTTACACTGCAATTGCTATGAAGGAAAATGTAAAAATCACGCATATTGTGGATTCACATTTGCATGCTGACCACTTGTCCGGAGGCAAACAGCTGGCTGACAACACTGGCGCTAAATATTATTTGATGAAGAGTGAAGGCGCAGTATTTGACTTTGAAGCGTTGGAGCAGCATGATAAAATTGAATTTGAGAATATTACACTTGAAGTGTTAGCTGTTAAAACTCCAGGTCATACCCCGGGAAGTGTTTCTTTCTTTGTGAATAATAAACTTTTATTCTCAGGAGATACTATTTTTGTTAATGGTCTTGGCCGTCCAGATTTAGGCGGAAAAGCTGCTGAATGGGCAAAAGACCTTTATGAAACAGTCTATAGCAAAGTATCCCAAATTGCGGATGATGTTATCGTATTGCCTGGTCACTATGCTGCTTTTAATGACGAAGTAAATGAAGAAGGTTTCATTGGAAGCCAGTTAGGTTTGATCCGTAAGCAAAATAAAATTATGGAAGGCAAGACAGTTGAAGAGTTTGTTGACCATGTAGCACAATCAGCATCCAGCGAAACACCACCAAATTTTGAAGATATTGTTGCGATTAACCGCGGCGTAAAAGAAGTGACTGCAGAAGAAGCGATGGAGCTTGAAATCGGCCCTAACCGCTGCGCAGTTCACCACACTCACTAAAAATAAAAAGAGGAGAGCAATGCTTTCCTCTTTTTATCATTAATAATGTACTCGTAAATGCTTGTGAGGTGAGAATTTGGAAAATAATAAGAAAAACAACCATTGTGCTGGCGGTTCCTGAGGCATCGGACCAAAGCGTACAGGCAGTGAGGGAAAAGGAAAGTTTTCGGGCTTTCCCCCTATATGACCAGCCACGTACGTCTGGCTCCTGGCAGGAGTCATTTATTTGATTTCTAAATTATTTTGATAACAAATTTCCTCCCTTTTTTAGGAAAAGGGAGGTTACTTAATTTATCAGGAGGAGTATAAATGTTTGATGTATTAGTGATTGGAGGCGGGATTTCAGGTGGATCGACAGCAATATACACTTCACAGGGCGAATTGAAAACGGCAGTCATCGACTCAGGGAAATCCCAAATCAAACAGGTTTCAAGACTTTTTAATTATCCGGGTATAAAAGAAATAACCGGTACTGAACTCCTCGAAAATATTAAAGACCAGGCTCTTGCTGCAGGCACTGAATGGAATGAGGGGACAGTGGAAACTGTCAAACAGAATGATAACGGCTTTTCCGTTATTTTGACTGAAGGCAAAGAGTTTGTTTCAAAGCATTTGGTTATAGCCACGAACCTGCAAACTTCGTTGCTCGAAAGTCTTGGATTCGAACTGACAGTAAACGAGAAGGTACCAAGCGGGAAAATTAAAAAGGTATTGGGCATTGACCCCGATGGCACTACTAAACTGCCTAACCTTTATATTACGAGCTTGTTAGCGGGACTTTCTAGTCAATCCGTTATTGCTGCGGGACATGGCGCTTCTATAGGCATATCGATTGTGTCAAAGGAAACCGGAAAAGCTTATATGTGGCATGATAAATAATGTTGAAGCGGGGAATTTTTCCTGCTTTTTTTTATTTTTAGGAAAAAGGAAGGAATACATTCCGATAATATTGAATATTCAAACTAAGGTGATATAGTTATAGGTAAACGCTTACATAATTTAACTGTTATAGGAGGTTAATAGATTGGAGAATTTGCTGCCTTATACTGTAGGTGAATTGTTGGAGGTTCAAGCCAAGAAATATCCAGATCATGAAGCGGTTGTTTATGCTGACCGTAACCTGAGGATGAATTACAAAGAGTTCAATATGTTATGCCGGAAAGCTGCCAGGGGACTGATGAAACTGGGAGTGAAAAAAGGAGAACACATAGCTGCCTGGTCTTCAAATACACCAGAATGGGTGGTGTCCCAGTTTGCAACTGGAAAGATGGGTGCAGTTCTTGTTACTGTCAACACAAATTATCGGACGGCAGAATTGGAATATCTTCTAAAACAGTCAGATTCCACGACAATCATATTAATGGAACAATTTAAAGACGCTTCATATATTGACATGGTGTATGAGATTGTTCCAGAACTGAAAACGAGCGAGCCAGGCAAGCTTGAAAGCAGCAATCTGCCTTATTTGAAAAATGTCATTGTAATGGGAGAAAAGCGTTTTCCTGGGACTTACAGCTGGCAGGATAT belongs to Mesobacillus subterraneus and includes:
- a CDS encoding pyridine nucleotide-disulfide oxidoreductase; this translates as MFDVLVIGGGISGGSTAIYTSQGELKTAVIDSGKSQIKQVSRLFNYPGIKEITGTELLENIKDQALAAGTEWNEGTVETVKQNDNGFSVILTEGKEFVSKHLVIATNLQTSLLESLGFELTVNEKVPSGKIKKVLGIDPDGTTKLPNLYITSLLAGLSSQSVIAAGHGASIGISIVSKETGKAYMWHDK
- a CDS encoding nuclease-related domain-containing protein, whose product is MLLKARTESMELIALRHLNRRTELSSQEKFQLWTMEKGFTGEVLFDRMTETLAEERYIIDDLLLKVNNSYFQLDKVIIAQDGVYLMDVKYHEGDYYLEDDKLYSIRNSREYKNPIIQLTRSETLFRQLLQNLKINHLVRASVIFNNPEFTLYHAPMDQPIILPTQINRFLKELNSTPSKLDESHKKLAQTLLSLHQVKNPFATLPEYQYEKLEKGMHCAECGSLNTEIGDYNLVCGKCSTHERIDKAIVRHIEEIKVLFPGKKITTQTVFDWCNGKVSRRTFLRVLKKNYRSIGTTKDAYFE
- the mnmH gene encoding tRNA 2-selenouridine(34) synthase MnmH, translating into MKDISVQELINSKEFIPVDVRAPIEHRDSAIPGSVNIPLFTDEERQEIGTLYKQSGEEAAKWRAMEIVSPKLPHLLGEIRDLKKSGAEPVVHCWRGGMRSRSVASFLEYAGIPALRLEGGYRAYREYILERIPQLLPEKAIVLHGMTGTGKTEILQALQKKGYPVVDLEKMANHRGSIFGMIGMGEAHNQKTFDALLFERLNEIKSTNYFIIEAESKRIGRAAQPEEMLEKKVNGIHYLVKSSIPKRVERIYNEYVQPFLGEAWFEEEVREKVSKLIKRVNHDVSPSLAFALEEKNYKELIEILLVHYYDPRYKHALQEYEGPFKEIDSDDPDVVEIIAIELQKTFSDSSVV
- the odhB gene encoding 2-oxoglutarate dehydrogenase complex dihydrolipoyllysine-residue succinyltransferase → MTEIKVPELAESITEGTIAQWLKKKGDQVEKGEYVVELETDKVNVEIISDYDGVLTELLAEEGDTVKVGEAIAIVGEMGSAGNDQNTAEVGREAESPDEPAKHEKSSADRQSTDHNADVDHSSNEPASERIIASPAARKLAREKGIDLSKVASQDPLGRVRKQDVESYSPEQKNNQKPAGEKKEAPKAAPPVKADDDNRVERIKMSRRRQTIANRLVEVQQTAAMLTTFNEVDMTAVMELRKKWKDRFYEENDVRLGFMSFFTKAVVAALKKTPYLNAEIQGDEIVLKKFYDIGVAVAADEGLVVPVIRDADRKNFAEIENDINELAEKARTNKLSLKDLQGGSFTITNGGVFGSLLSTPIINGPQVGILGMHTIQLRPVAIDKERMENRPMMYIALSYDHRIVDGKEAVTFLKRIKELMEDPESLLLQG
- the sda gene encoding sporulation histidine kinase inhibitor Sda — its product is MKIMSNEQLVVSYRDALKSESDKEWAKVLKTEISKRGLRPFKNR
- a CDS encoding MBL fold metallo-hydrolase encodes the protein MGMQAITAEKLNDWVVNKKEFFIFDVRNVKDFEDWKVEGENIEYLNIPYFELIDGVEEVVDQLPRDKDIVVICAKEGSSVMVAEMLAETGFNVSYLSGGMKSWSEYLYPVEVYKDEKIKVLQFIRVGKGCLSYMVLSENEALVVDPSRFTDRYTAIAMKENVKITHIVDSHLHADHLSGGKQLADNTGAKYYLMKSEGAVFDFEALEQHDKIEFENITLEVLAVKTPGHTPGSVSFFVNNKLLFSGDTIFVNGLGRPDLGGKAAEWAKDLYETVYSKVSQIADDVIVLPGHYAAFNDEVNEEGFIGSQLGLIRKQNKIMEGKTVEEFVDHVAQSASSETPPNFEDIVAINRGVKEVTAEEAMELEIGPNRCAVHHTH